The genomic segment GAACAGACGGTGGTGTTGAAATGGCGTTTGCAACGCGCCCTCGGCGCCGTGGTGATCGGTATGGCGCTGGGCATCGCCGGCGCACTCACACAATCGGTGACCAGAAATCCCCTGGCCAGCCCCGATATTCTGGGCATTTCCGAGGGTGCATCGGCGTTCGCCGTGAGCATTATTGTGCTGGGTGGTCTAAACGCAAGCGGCGCGGTGCAGTTTCTCAGCACCATCGGCATTCCCTTATCAGCGCTGTTGGGCGCCCTGCTCACAGCCACTGTGATCTGGTATTTGGGTTCCCGGCGCGGCATGGATACGTTCCGGCTGGTGCTTGCGGGCATTATGATTACCGCGATTTTGCAGGCGTATGTCACCTGGCTGCTGTTGCGCGCCACCATTACCGACGCCGCGATGGCTAAAACGTGGCTGACCGGCTCGCTCGGCGCATCAAGCTGGGGTCGTAACTTTCCTGTTGTTGTGGTTCTCTGCTGCGTGATACCGCTGGTGGGGTATGTGAGTTTCAAGCTGCAGGCGGTGTTGCTGGGTGATCAGACAGCCTCGGGCTTGGGTGTGCATGTGAGCCGTGCGCAAACCTTGTTCTTGCTTTTGTCTGTGGTGCTCACGGCCATTGCGGTGTCTGCGGCTGGTCCGATTGGGTTCATTGCGTTCGTGGCACCCCAAGTAGCGTTGCGTTTAATGGCAACGTCGTCGCCGCCGTTGATTGGCTCTGGCTTGTGTGGCGCGATGCTACTGGCCACGGCCGATTTGATTACCCGCACCATCTTGCCAGTGGAGCTTCCTGTCGGCCTGGTTACCTCCGCCGTGGGCGGTGTGTTCCTGGTGTACCTTCTTATCCGCGCGAACCGAAAGAGTACGGTGTAATGAATTCCCGTTTAGAGGCCACCGGCTTGAAGGTCGGCTACGGCACAAAAACCATAATTTCTTCCCTAGATGTGGCCATTCCTGACAAGAAGGTGACCACGATCATTGGCCCGAACGGCTGCGGCAAGTCCACGCTGCTGCGTGCTATGTCTCATTTGTTGCCGCTGCAGGCCGGGTCCGTACATCTGGATGGCCGCGATGTGCATGCGATGCGACGTCGTGATCTGGCACGGCTATTGGGTATGCTCCCGCAGTCCCCGATTGCTCCCGAAGGGCTTCTTGTGTCTGACCTGGTGGCGCGTGGACGCCACCCGCACCAGGCGTGGTTTAGGCAATGGTCCTCGGATGATGAAGAGCATGTGTACGAGGCACTGCGCCTCACACATGTGGAGGATCTGGCGGATCGCACCATTGATTCCCTATCGGGCGGCCAGAGACAGCGTGTGTGGATTTCCATGGTGTTGGCCCAGAACACCGATATTTTGTTCCTGGACGAGCCGACAACGTACCTGGATTTGTCGCACTCCATTGAGGTGTTGGAGCTGGTGCACGGTCTGAGCCGTGACCATAACCGCACCGTGGTCATGGTGTTGCATGACCTAAATTTGGCGTTGCGGTATTCCGACAACCTGGTGGTCATGCGTGACGGCGCGCTCATTGCATCGGGCGCGCCGTCAGAGGTGATCTCGGCT from the Corynebacterium durum genome contains:
- a CDS encoding FecCD family ABC transporter permease, which produces MIITQTLIPRRPRLEIGPLSTVWRARIAVVNLALVVLVLVVFAANVAAGDYPLTIVKVFEVLAGGGTKIEQTVVLKWRLQRALGAVVIGMALGIAGALTQSVTRNPLASPDILGISEGASAFAVSIIVLGGLNASGAVQFLSTIGIPLSALLGALLTATVIWYLGSRRGMDTFRLVLAGIMITAILQAYVTWLLLRATITDAAMAKTWLTGSLGASSWGRNFPVVVVLCCVIPLVGYVSFKLQAVLLGDQTASGLGVHVSRAQTLFLLLSVVLTAIAVSAAGPIGFIAFVAPQVALRLMATSSPPLIGSGLCGAMLLATADLITRTILPVELPVGLVTSAVGGVFLVYLLIRANRKSTV
- a CDS encoding ABC transporter ATP-binding protein, whose protein sequence is MNSRLEATGLKVGYGTKTIISSLDVAIPDKKVTTIIGPNGCGKSTLLRAMSHLLPLQAGSVHLDGRDVHAMRRRDLARLLGMLPQSPIAPEGLLVSDLVARGRHPHQAWFRQWSSDDEEHVYEALRLTHVEDLADRTIDSLSGGQRQRVWISMVLAQNTDILFLDEPTTYLDLSHSIEVLELVHGLSRDHNRTVVMVLHDLNLALRYSDNLVVMRDGALIASGAPSEVISAELLEKVFNLHAVVVEDPITGGPMIVPLRNADKAKAD